The Dehalococcoidales bacterium genome includes a region encoding these proteins:
- a CDS encoding MarR family transcriptional regulator gives MNTQDTIENIVENLFYAIPVIHKKLMKIDPPDIEGDIHISRLHIGIMALLNENILPISEIANTFLIPKPQMTYLLNQMVKAGLVEKAANINDRRITDVILTPKGKETFKRCDEFLKNNVRIMLAYLTEKELEELAVSLSKLKEIGPKLGSRGKPNQDPGKTEWISKDNAK, from the coding sequence ATGAATACCCAGGATACCATCGAAAATATCGTTGAGAATCTGTTTTACGCTATTCCGGTAATTCACAAGAAATTGATGAAGATAGACCCGCCGGATATCGAAGGCGACATCCACATTTCACGTCTGCACATCGGCATCATGGCGCTGCTCAACGAGAATATATTGCCTATTTCAGAAATCGCGAATACCTTCCTGATTCCCAAGCCGCAGATGACCTATTTATTGAACCAGATGGTCAAAGCCGGACTGGTGGAGAAGGCCGCCAACATCAATGACCGCCGGATTACCGATGTGATATTAACCCCCAAGGGCAAAGAGACCTTTAAACGATGTGACGAATTTTTAAAAAACAATGTCAGAATCATGCTTGCCTACCTGACCGAAAAAGAGCTGGAAGAGCTGGCCGTATCATTAAGTAAGCTTAAGGAAATCGGCCCCAAGCTGGGCAGCCGCGGTAAACCCAACCAGGACCCGGGCAAGACAGAATGGATATCTAAAGACAATGCAAAATAG
- a CDS encoding M48 family metallopeptidase, translating into MADSRTVQVEGIGAVLLQPSARARRIVISVRPGQGVRVAVPRHTSFTAALDFVNTKKQWIKKHLTKIQTYEEQKKASQDAFSTIDKAAARQQITARLRLLAQQHGFKFGKVSIRNQRTRWGSCSGKGNISLNIKLIALPPELFDYVILHELVHTRLHNHSRKFWQELDKYVGSGKSKARSLVEYGLRLL; encoded by the coding sequence ATGGCTGATTCCCGGACGGTACAGGTAGAGGGCATCGGCGCGGTGCTGTTGCAGCCCAGCGCCCGCGCCCGGCGCATCGTCATTTCCGTACGCCCCGGCCAAGGCGTGAGGGTGGCCGTGCCGCGGCACACCTCTTTCACCGCGGCGCTGGACTTTGTCAATACCAAGAAGCAATGGATAAAGAAGCACCTGACCAAAATCCAGACTTATGAAGAGCAAAAGAAGGCTTCCCAGGATGCTTTTTCCACCATAGACAAAGCGGCGGCCAGGCAGCAAATCACCGCCCGCTTGCGGCTGCTGGCGCAGCAGCACGGATTCAAGTTCGGCAAGGTATCCATCCGTAACCAGCGGACGCGCTGGGGCAGCTGCTCCGGCAAGGGCAATATCAGCCTCAATATCAAGCTGATAGCCCTGCCTCCGGAGCTATTTGATTATGTCATCCTGCACGAGCTGGTCCACACCCGACTGCACAATCACAGCCGGAAATTCTGGCAGGAGCTGGATAAATACGTGGGCAGCGGCAAATCCAAGGCCAGGAGCCTGGTGGAATACGGGCTGAGGCTGCTCTAG